One Lacticaseibacillus rhamnosus genomic window carries:
- a CDS encoding glycosyltransferase family 2 protein: MPQSVAIIIPCHNETENVPLIYQALIKTFRESLPQLQPQIWYVNDGSTDDTLDQIKQLQAKDDQVHYIDLSRSFGKEAAMYAGLSTAKADYYAVMDADLQDPPSMLPDMYAILQEGYDMAGAQRVDRSGEAHLRSFFSDMFYKFINKVSQTQIVPGARDFRLMTRQVVEAIVQMTERNRFSKGLFSWVGFKTKYLPYRNIERQHGQTSWSFPNLLRYATDGIIDFSDAPLTFVSIVGITSFIGAFIALIFIVVRAALFGDPTSGWPSMVSIFLMIGGLQLFALGIVGRYIGRIYLETKRRPIFIAREIK; encoded by the coding sequence ATGCCGCAAAGCGTGGCAATTATTATTCCTTGTCATAATGAAACCGAAAATGTTCCACTGATTTATCAAGCATTGATCAAGACTTTTCGTGAAAGCTTGCCGCAATTGCAACCGCAAATCTGGTATGTCAACGATGGTTCTACTGACGATACCCTCGATCAAATCAAGCAGTTGCAAGCTAAAGACGATCAGGTTCATTATATCGATCTTTCCCGCTCATTCGGTAAAGAAGCAGCGATGTATGCCGGCCTTTCAACTGCTAAAGCCGACTACTATGCCGTTATGGACGCCGACTTACAGGATCCGCCATCAATGCTGCCGGATATGTACGCAATTTTACAAGAAGGCTACGACATGGCTGGAGCTCAGCGCGTGGATCGGTCTGGCGAGGCTCATCTGCGTTCTTTCTTTTCGGATATGTTCTACAAATTCATCAATAAAGTGTCGCAAACGCAAATCGTTCCCGGCGCGCGTGATTTTCGCTTAATGACGCGGCAAGTGGTTGAAGCCATTGTCCAAATGACCGAGCGTAATCGGTTTTCCAAGGGACTTTTCAGCTGGGTTGGGTTCAAAACCAAGTATCTACCTTATCGCAATATTGAACGCCAACACGGTCAAACGAGTTGGTCGTTCCCCAATTTGCTCCGTTATGCTACTGATGGCATCATCGACTTCTCCGATGCCCCGCTAACGTTTGTTTCCATTGTCGGCATCACCAGCTTCATCGGTGCGTTCATCGCTCTCATCTTCATCGTTGTCCGTGCCGCTTTGTTCGGCGATCCGACATCCGGCTGGCCTTCTATGGTCTCGATCTTTCTGATGATCGGCGGCCTGCAGCTCTTTGCACTTGGCATCGTAGGACGTTATATCGGTCGCATCTATTTGGAAACCAAAAGGCGCCCCATCTTCATTGCTCGCGAGATTAAGTGA
- a CDS encoding YkyA family protein, whose protein sequence is MKKILIWLAGLALLIAGCSATLNPKQQLKTTTATVQTQVQKEQAALKIIGDSVGAFPSTFEKAYQDHPDTDFRNDDGPVKKLLAKRAAAFKQLEAANTALVNANNTLTKLNNQPTDDTPQTQVNKVLTSLKLAKLDHKTLVSYYREMQTAEDAFFDNTADSEETSQADLETQISQLNQYYSSLNQQIDVMTANLTTVSSQADSLAKAVKTMHDD, encoded by the coding sequence ATGAAAAAAATACTCATATGGCTCGCGGGTCTGGCACTTCTGATTGCCGGATGTTCGGCCACTTTAAACCCTAAACAACAATTAAAAACCACAACCGCTACCGTTCAAACACAAGTGCAAAAAGAACAAGCTGCACTAAAAATTATTGGTGATAGCGTCGGCGCGTTTCCATCAACGTTTGAAAAAGCGTATCAAGATCATCCTGATACAGATTTCAGAAATGATGACGGCCCCGTTAAAAAGCTGCTCGCCAAACGTGCAGCTGCGTTCAAACAGCTTGAGGCAGCCAATACTGCTTTAGTAAACGCCAATAACACGCTCACCAAGTTAAATAACCAGCCGACCGATGATACCCCCCAAACTCAAGTCAACAAAGTGCTAACAAGTCTGAAGCTCGCCAAATTGGATCACAAAACGCTGGTTAGCTACTACCGCGAAATGCAGACAGCAGAAGATGCCTTTTTTGATAACACTGCTGACAGTGAAGAGACGTCTCAAGCCGACCTAGAAACGCAAATCTCCCAACTAAACCAATATTACAGCTCACTCAATCAGCAAATCGATGTCATGACTGCGAACCTGACAACCGTATCAAGTCAGGCCGACAGCTTGGCCAAGGCCGTTAAAACGATGCATGATGATTGA
- a CDS encoding aromatic acid exporter family protein, with translation MHIGMRTIKTAVGTAAAMLIAYSLHLEYWAAAGIITILSVQNTTKASFRLVAYRLLATLLGFVIAIGAFLILGYNAFAFGVFLVIFIPITNVFAVQSGIVMTAVLVTHFMMARSCSWFWIKNELLLLAIGAGVALIANLFMPSLEAKIMGFQKQVEAEMREIIDHMSQQLGTDQLKSADNWANLSDLKMTLDAAVAWANRHSDNQLLSENDYYQAYFEMRANQYELLRQMQDSLDRIETPVMQAAVISDALAMTASVLNEDNPAAQLVTMVKKIQRDFAASPLPTDRASFESRARLFYFLEDFSRLLQLKRNFNHIISSQN, from the coding sequence ATGCACATTGGGATGCGCACAATCAAAACAGCGGTAGGGACAGCAGCAGCGATGTTGATCGCTTATTCGTTGCACTTGGAATATTGGGCCGCTGCCGGTATTATTACCATTTTGTCAGTGCAAAACACAACGAAGGCGTCGTTTCGGTTAGTCGCCTACCGCTTATTAGCCACGCTGCTAGGATTCGTGATTGCGATCGGGGCGTTCTTGATTTTAGGCTACAATGCGTTTGCTTTTGGCGTTTTCTTGGTGATTTTTATTCCGATTACCAATGTGTTCGCGGTCCAAAGCGGGATTGTGATGACTGCCGTTTTGGTAACGCATTTTATGATGGCGCGCAGTTGCAGTTGGTTTTGGATTAAAAACGAACTTTTGCTGCTGGCGATCGGGGCCGGGGTGGCGCTCATTGCCAATCTGTTTATGCCAAGTCTTGAAGCTAAGATCATGGGCTTTCAAAAACAAGTCGAAGCCGAGATGCGTGAAATTATTGATCATATGAGTCAGCAGTTAGGGACAGATCAGCTTAAAAGTGCGGACAATTGGGCCAATTTATCTGATTTGAAGATGACGCTGGACGCAGCAGTTGCGTGGGCCAATCGACATAGCGATAATCAGTTGTTGTCTGAAAATGACTACTATCAGGCCTATTTTGAAATGCGCGCGAATCAATATGAACTGCTGCGGCAGATGCAAGATAGTTTGGATCGTATTGAAACGCCGGTGATGCAGGCGGCGGTGATCAGTGATGCCTTGGCAATGACAGCCAGTGTTTTGAATGAAGACAATCCGGCAGCGCAATTGGTGACAATGGTGAAGAAAATTCAGCGTGATTTTGCTGCCTCACCTCTGCCAACGGATCGTGCTTCTTTTGAAAGTCGCGCCCGGTTGTTCTATTTTCTGGAGGATTTTTCCCGGCTGTTGCAGTTGAAGCGGAATTTTAATCATATTATTTCTTCGCAGAATTGA
- a CDS encoding cold-shock protein yields the protein MEHGTVKWFNAEKGYGFITREDGSDVFVHFSAIQGEGYKTLEEGQAVTFEVEDSDRGPQAVNVNKD from the coding sequence ATGGAACACGGCACAGTTAAATGGTTCAATGCTGAAAAGGGTTACGGTTTTATCACACGTGAAGATGGCAGCGATGTTTTCGTTCACTTCTCCGCAATCCAAGGCGAAGGTTACAAGACTCTTGAAGAAGGCCAAGCGGTAACGTTTGAAGTTGAAGACAGCGATCGCGGCCCACAAGCGGTTAACGTTAACAAAGACTAA
- a CDS encoding GNAT family N-acetyltransferase, giving the protein MLRFEEVAPDARLQYLDLLLVGDEDPAMLQRYLGAGTLFAAIDQQVPVGVAMVVAVNATTVELKNLAVTPARRRQGIASGLLRHVSLVYAEKYQDMLVGTGDVDFDNLRFYMRRGFRFDSIRKHFFDEYSQPVYADGLRLQDMIVLRRKLLLTREDKTKE; this is encoded by the coding sequence ATGTTAAGATTTGAAGAGGTAGCACCTGATGCAAGACTCCAATATCTGGATCTCTTGTTGGTGGGCGATGAGGATCCGGCTATGCTTCAGCGCTATTTAGGTGCAGGGACACTTTTTGCGGCCATTGATCAGCAGGTGCCGGTTGGCGTTGCCATGGTGGTGGCGGTCAATGCGACCACGGTAGAGTTGAAGAATCTTGCGGTCACGCCTGCCCGCCGCCGTCAAGGGATTGCATCAGGATTATTGCGGCATGTCAGTTTGGTGTACGCCGAGAAATATCAGGATATGCTGGTGGGTACCGGAGATGTTGATTTTGATAATCTTCGGTTTTATATGCGCCGCGGGTTTCGATTTGATTCGATTCGCAAGCATTTTTTTGATGAATATAGTCAGCCGGTTTATGCTGATGGCTTGCGATTACAGGACATGATCGTGTTACGCCGCAAATTGTTGTTGACGCGTGAGGATAAGACAAAGGAGTAA
- a CDS encoding glycoside hydrolase family 73 protein, with protein sequence MAKKRRRFTLKKVPLAAWLVIAFFAVGSMLVVSSYWSQRQAEVSQRQAIVDKKAAEKAKKEAFIKRLVPTAQAMQKQYGVLTSITLSQAILESDWGTSTLAKDYHNLFGIKGTDPATTKVLRTKEYVNDKWITVNGRFRVYSDDAASIRDHALLFVNGTDWNPQQYATVRAAKDYKTAASALQTDGYATDPDYPQKLIHLIEAWNLTQYDN encoded by the coding sequence TTGGCGAAAAAGCGCCGACGTTTTACCTTAAAGAAGGTTCCATTGGCGGCTTGGCTGGTCATCGCTTTTTTTGCGGTTGGTTCAATGTTGGTTGTCAGCTCGTATTGGTCGCAACGGCAAGCCGAAGTTTCACAGCGCCAAGCAATTGTCGATAAGAAGGCGGCTGAAAAAGCGAAGAAAGAGGCTTTTATCAAGCGATTGGTGCCGACAGCCCAGGCCATGCAGAAACAGTATGGTGTCTTAACGAGCATTACGCTGTCCCAAGCGATTCTTGAGTCTGATTGGGGAACGAGCACGTTAGCCAAGGATTACCATAACTTATTTGGCATTAAAGGGACGGATCCTGCCACCACGAAAGTATTACGGACGAAGGAATATGTTAACGATAAATGGATTACCGTTAATGGTCGGTTTCGGGTTTATAGCGATGATGCTGCTTCGATTCGTGATCATGCCTTGTTATTCGTTAACGGTACCGACTGGAATCCGCAACAGTATGCAACGGTAAGAGCCGCAAAAGATTATAAGACTGCTGCCTCGGCTTTGCAGACGGACGGCTATGCCACTGATCCGGATTATCCCCAGAAGCTGATTCATTTGATCGAAGCATGGAATCTGACCCAGTATGACAATTGA
- a CDS encoding xanthine phosphoribosyltransferase: MKLLEDRIKKDGQVIGTDVLKVDNFLNHQVDPDLMADLGKEVYRRFSNEPITKILTVESSGIAPAIATAMSFHKPLVFARKHKSLTLKDHLYTATVYSFTKKTSNEIAISRKFLSADDNVLIIDDFLANGQAVEGLMDIIDQAGATLSGVGIVIEKTFQKGRKLLDDKHIRVESLARIRAFEDGQVVFEPED, from the coding sequence GTGAAATTACTGGAAGACCGGATTAAAAAAGATGGCCAGGTTATTGGAACAGACGTATTGAAGGTGGACAACTTTTTGAATCATCAAGTTGATCCTGATTTAATGGCTGATCTTGGTAAGGAAGTCTACCGGCGTTTCAGCAATGAGCCGATTACAAAGATTTTGACAGTTGAAAGTTCTGGGATTGCCCCGGCGATTGCCACCGCGATGTCGTTCCACAAGCCGCTGGTGTTTGCCCGCAAGCATAAGAGTCTGACGTTGAAAGATCACCTGTACACAGCAACGGTTTACTCGTTTACCAAAAAGACTTCCAATGAGATTGCCATTTCGCGGAAGTTTTTGTCGGCTGATGACAATGTGTTGATTATTGACGACTTTTTGGCTAACGGACAAGCAGTTGAAGGATTAATGGATATTATTGATCAGGCTGGGGCAACTTTAAGCGGCGTTGGTATTGTCATTGAAAAGACTTTCCAAAAAGGCCGTAAATTGTTGGATGATAAGCACATTCGCGTGGAATCGTTGGCGCGGATTCGTGCATTTGAAGACGGTCAGGTTGTTTTTGAACCGGAGGACTAG
- a CDS encoding nucleobase:cation symporter-2 family protein — translation MKNKTISNPKAAALGLQHLLAMYSGSVLVPILIGASLHFTSEQMTYLVSIDIFMCGIATALQVFGNKYFGIKLPVVLGCAVQAVAPLIMIGQKFNFQTMYGAIIVAGLFVFLIGGAFSKLRFLFPPLVTGSLITVIGLSLIPVAFQNLGGGSTTAKDFGNMTNLFVGAFTVLLILAINVWGRGFLHSIAILVGLIAGTVLGGFLGLVSFQPVIEASWFHVPTPFYFGVPQFEWSSIVTMILISMTSMVESTGVFFALGDIVGRKIEADDLKRGYRAEGLAVVLGGLFNTFPYTTFSQNVGLVQLSGIKTRKPVIYSAVFLVILGLLPKIGALATIIPAPVLGGAMLVMFGMVAVQGIRMLQQVDFENDKNLLVAAISIGLGLGVTVQPHIVQFLPKTIQLLFGSGILMTSLSAVLLNWLFNSPSRHPEMPVDRGLNEQDSDK, via the coding sequence ATGAAGAATAAAACAATTTCCAATCCAAAAGCAGCGGCATTGGGGCTGCAACATTTATTAGCGATGTATTCGGGTTCAGTGTTGGTGCCGATTTTGATTGGGGCATCGTTGCACTTTACCTCTGAGCAAATGACGTATCTTGTCTCGATTGATATCTTCATGTGCGGGATTGCGACGGCTTTGCAGGTGTTTGGTAACAAATATTTCGGCATTAAATTACCGGTTGTGTTGGGGTGTGCAGTTCAGGCAGTGGCGCCGCTCATTATGATTGGCCAGAAGTTTAACTTCCAAACCATGTATGGCGCCATCATTGTTGCTGGGCTGTTTGTTTTTCTCATTGGCGGTGCGTTTTCTAAACTGCGCTTTTTGTTTCCGCCACTGGTGACCGGTTCCTTGATTACCGTGATCGGTCTGTCGCTGATTCCGGTTGCTTTCCAGAATCTAGGCGGGGGTTCGACGACAGCCAAAGACTTCGGCAATATGACGAACCTGTTTGTCGGCGCATTTACGGTATTATTGATTTTGGCTATTAATGTCTGGGGACGCGGCTTCTTGCATTCAATCGCGATTCTGGTCGGCTTGATTGCGGGCACGGTCTTAGGCGGGTTCCTCGGCTTAGTCAGTTTTCAGCCGGTCATTGAGGCAAGTTGGTTCCACGTCCCGACGCCATTTTACTTTGGGGTTCCACAGTTTGAATGGAGCTCAATTGTGACCATGATTCTGATTTCAATGACGTCTATGGTTGAAAGTACCGGTGTTTTCTTTGCACTAGGGGATATTGTCGGGCGTAAAATTGAAGCAGATGACCTGAAACGCGGGTATCGCGCAGAAGGCCTAGCCGTGGTACTCGGCGGTTTGTTCAACACCTTCCCGTACACAACTTTTTCGCAAAATGTCGGGTTGGTGCAGCTTTCCGGAATCAAAACCCGCAAGCCGGTAATTTATTCGGCAGTCTTCTTGGTTATCCTTGGGTTGCTGCCGAAAATCGGCGCCTTGGCAACGATCATTCCGGCACCGGTTCTTGGTGGTGCTATGCTGGTGATGTTCGGGATGGTTGCGGTGCAAGGTATCCGGATGCTGCAACAGGTTGATTTTGAAAATGATAAGAATTTACTGGTTGCCGCGATTTCAATCGGTTTAGGCTTAGGGGTAACGGTACAGCCGCATATTGTTCAGTTCTTGCCAAAAACCATTCAACTGTTGTTTGGATCAGGGATTTTGATGACAAGTCTGAGTGCGGTGTTGTTGAACTGGTTGTTTAATTCACCAAGTCGTCATCCTGAAATGCCGGTTGATCGCGGGTTAAACGAACAGGATTCAGACAAATAA
- a CDS encoding ATP-grasp domain-containing protein — MTQFISPGATIGIIGGGVSAFRMADTASLMGMRTVVLAPTQTDIALEKADIPLVGQADDREALKELTQLSTVMTFTDENVDGAVLAELATSSQLPSGTDILTVTQDRYLEKVFLDDLNMNILPYTQVITPSDINEAIDTIGYPALLKPIQKGMGVDQQLLLATPADVDRAKQLLQQRPYILEAYLQNIKEVAVMVAKADKEIRIGPVIQNYFEHHQLKASSVRADVDPAVIVEIRRIAEKIAKKLDYNGIFSLEFFLAANGTLYVKRVFPGPKLYGHLMQCTSDISEYELHLRAILGWPLPELELAEDGVAIPLRQKDMDAVLTQIQIKPDWRFAFYPTGNELVGEIEIVGDLKAIKDSINATGHFVIQ, encoded by the coding sequence GTGACGCAATTTATTAGTCCAGGCGCTACCATCGGCATTATTGGCGGTGGCGTATCAGCTTTTCGCATGGCTGATACTGCAAGCTTAATGGGCATGCGGACTGTGGTTTTAGCACCGACCCAAACGGATATTGCACTGGAAAAAGCCGATATTCCGTTGGTCGGGCAAGCGGATGATCGGGAAGCATTAAAAGAGTTGACGCAACTGAGTACGGTCATGACCTTTACCGATGAAAACGTTGACGGCGCTGTATTGGCTGAATTAGCAACCAGCAGCCAATTGCCGTCAGGAACCGATATTTTGACCGTGACCCAGGATCGGTACTTGGAAAAGGTCTTTCTTGACGATCTCAACATGAATATTCTGCCATATACCCAAGTCATCACGCCTAGCGATATTAATGAAGCAATTGACACCATTGGCTATCCGGCCTTATTGAAGCCAATTCAAAAGGGGATGGGCGTGGATCAGCAGTTGTTGCTGGCAACCCCGGCGGATGTCGATCGCGCCAAACAATTACTGCAGCAGCGTCCGTACATTTTGGAAGCCTATTTGCAAAATATTAAAGAAGTTGCCGTCATGGTCGCCAAGGCTGATAAAGAAATCCGAATTGGGCCGGTGATTCAGAATTATTTTGAACATCATCAACTCAAAGCATCTTCGGTTCGGGCTGACGTTGATCCGGCGGTGATTGTTGAGATTCGCCGCATTGCAGAAAAAATTGCCAAGAAGCTTGATTATAATGGCATTTTCAGTCTTGAATTTTTCTTGGCGGCTAACGGGACCCTGTACGTCAAACGGGTTTTCCCGGGGCCAAAATTGTATGGTCACCTCATGCAATGTACCAGCGATATTTCGGAATATGAACTACATCTGCGCGCGATTCTCGGCTGGCCGCTGCCAGAACTGGAATTGGCCGAAGATGGCGTTGCGATTCCGTTACGGCAAAAAGACATGGATGCGGTTTTGACGCAGATTCAAATCAAGCCGGATTGGCGGTTTGCTTTCTATCCGACTGGCAATGAGTTAGTCGGCGAGATTGAAATCGTTGGTGATTTGAAAGCAATAAAAGACAGCATCAATGCCACGGGACATTTTGTGATTCAGTAA
- the purB gene encoding adenylosuccinate lyase translates to MIPRYSRPEMAAIWSEKNRYAAWLEVEILAAEAWSKLGEIPEADVKALRANAKFDVDRIHEIEAVTHHDVVAFTRDVSESLGEEKKWVHFGLTSTDVVDTAQGYLLKQANQILRADLAVLKASLAKLAKAHKDTVMMGRTHGVHAEPTTFGLVVATWYSELNRDIRRFEDAASDVEAGKISGAVGTFANTPPAVEAYVTKQLGIRAQEISTQVLPRDLHAHYIQTLGLIATSVERFALQIRHMQRTEVHEVEEHFNKGQKGSSAMPHKRNPIGSENVSGLARVIRGYETPALEDVLLWHERDISHSSAERIMLPDATGLLDYILHRFTSILDHLDVFPERMKANMNLTHGLIYSQRVMLKLIESGLSREQAYDLVQPKTAIAWDEHRDFRPLLEADPEIMGRLSEADLDDAFDYHYHLKHVDEIFKRVGLA, encoded by the coding sequence GTGATTCCGCGTTATAGTCGTCCTGAAATGGCGGCAATTTGGTCAGAAAAAAATCGTTATGCTGCATGGCTGGAAGTTGAAATTTTAGCGGCTGAAGCCTGGTCGAAACTAGGCGAAATTCCGGAAGCCGATGTTAAAGCTTTACGGGCCAACGCCAAGTTTGATGTCGATCGAATCCACGAAATCGAAGCGGTCACGCACCATGACGTGGTCGCATTTACGCGGGATGTTTCCGAAAGCCTTGGCGAAGAGAAGAAGTGGGTGCACTTTGGCTTAACCAGTACCGATGTGGTCGATACGGCTCAAGGTTACTTACTTAAACAGGCTAACCAGATTCTACGTGCGGATTTAGCCGTATTAAAAGCAAGTTTGGCGAAACTGGCAAAAGCCCATAAAGATACGGTTATGATGGGCCGGACGCACGGGGTTCACGCTGAGCCAACAACATTCGGTCTGGTTGTTGCCACTTGGTATTCGGAACTCAATCGCGATATTCGGCGATTTGAAGATGCGGCAAGTGATGTTGAAGCAGGAAAGATCAGCGGGGCGGTCGGAACTTTTGCCAACACGCCGCCAGCTGTGGAAGCTTATGTGACCAAGCAGCTAGGCATTCGCGCACAGGAGATTTCAACCCAGGTATTGCCGCGTGATCTGCATGCCCATTACATTCAAACGCTGGGCCTGATTGCCACCTCAGTTGAACGGTTTGCCTTGCAGATTCGGCATATGCAGCGAACCGAAGTGCATGAAGTCGAAGAACATTTTAACAAGGGGCAAAAAGGTTCCAGTGCGATGCCGCATAAGCGTAACCCAATCGGCTCGGAAAATGTCTCCGGATTGGCGCGGGTGATTCGCGGGTACGAAACGCCGGCACTAGAAGATGTCCTACTATGGCATGAACGGGATATCTCCCATTCCAGTGCCGAACGTATCATGCTACCGGATGCAACCGGCTTGCTAGATTACATCCTGCATCGTTTCACGAGTATTTTGGATCATCTGGATGTTTTCCCGGAACGGATGAAGGCCAATATGAACCTCACACACGGCTTGATTTATAGCCAGCGAGTGATGTTAAAACTCATCGAAAGTGGTTTGAGTCGGGAACAAGCCTATGACCTAGTTCAGCCTAAGACCGCGATTGCATGGGACGAGCACCGCGACTTCCGGCCGCTGTTAGAAGCCGATCCGGAAATCATGGGCCGGTTAAGCGAGGCTGACTTAGATGATGCGTTTGATTATCACTATCATCTCAAGCATGTTGATGAAATCTTCAAGCGCGTTGGACTGGCTTAG
- a CDS encoding LTA synthase family protein — protein sequence MKRLRLNQLLQWVRNTRIGFLALLLFLLWAKTIFGYFVDFSLGLNDPLQYTLLILNPLGTGIILLSLGLYPKHARRGYAIGLIVYILSTLLLLANVLYYREFTDFLTVTTILGVSKVSQGLGASSLSMVKPHDLIYILDIVIVILAYLGYSIWNIWRYIHNQRLKWPHFGLSLDTSRLPFHLPQAVTVFGIAFFALMTAVSEMNRPQLLTRTFDRNYIVKYLGLAPFTIYDAAKTAQNNQVRAQADSANLDPVLQYTRSHYAAPNASYYGAAKGKNVIIIHLESFQQFLIGQKIDGQEVTPFLNSLIKEKDTLSFNNFFHQVGLGKTSDAENMLETSTFGIANGSLFSSLGTENTFEGAPAILNQRAGYTSAVFHGGSASFWNRDNVYKSLGYNNYFSGNFYNHDEKAATEYGIKDKLMLAETPKYLEHLQQPFYTKIITTSNHNPFYITQADSDFPDAGTDDATINGYFKTAHYLDEALREFFNYLKASGLEKNSLVMLYGDHFGISNDRNTTLAPLLGKDASDWNGFDDAQLQRVPLIFHMPGLKGGVNNTYGGEIDVLPTLLHLLGISSKRYVQFGTDLLSNQHDNVVAFRNHNFVTPKYTVLGSKVYDNTTGKLVTMTPALQATIDKDQKSVDTRLSLSDDVANRNLLRFYVPLGFKPINPSQYDYNQSLSNVLSIEHGRGSKSTSLYSENNDQSTTGLYQTDAPELADDTSPITDFPEKVQNQTDSSASSSASSSSSTLNIKNNQLK from the coding sequence TTGAAACGGTTACGACTCAATCAACTTTTACAATGGGTACGCAATACTCGAATCGGCTTCTTAGCCCTGCTGCTTTTTTTATTGTGGGCAAAAACGATTTTCGGGTATTTCGTTGACTTCTCGCTCGGGCTGAATGACCCGCTGCAATATACCCTACTCATCTTAAATCCGTTGGGAACGGGCATTATTCTCCTGTCATTAGGGCTATACCCCAAGCATGCCCGCCGCGGTTACGCTATTGGCCTGATCGTCTACATATTAAGCACGTTATTATTGCTCGCCAACGTCCTTTATTATCGTGAATTTACCGACTTCTTGACGGTCACAACGATTCTTGGTGTGTCAAAAGTCAGCCAAGGACTCGGTGCCAGTTCTTTAAGTATGGTCAAACCCCACGATTTAATTTATATTCTGGACATTGTGATCGTAATTTTAGCTTATTTGGGTTACAGCATCTGGAATATTTGGCGCTATATCCATAATCAACGGCTTAAGTGGCCGCATTTTGGGCTGTCGTTGGATACCAGCCGCCTGCCCTTCCATCTGCCCCAAGCGGTGACGGTTTTTGGCATTGCCTTTTTTGCTTTGATGACGGCAGTGAGTGAAATGAATCGACCACAGTTGCTGACGCGGACCTTTGATCGTAATTACATCGTCAAATATCTCGGTTTGGCGCCTTTTACAATTTACGATGCAGCTAAAACGGCACAAAACAATCAGGTACGGGCTCAGGCAGACAGTGCCAATCTCGATCCGGTTCTACAATACACGCGTTCGCATTATGCCGCTCCTAACGCTAGCTATTACGGAGCCGCTAAAGGCAAGAACGTGATCATCATTCACCTTGAAAGCTTCCAGCAATTTCTGATCGGTCAAAAAATCGATGGTCAGGAAGTAACGCCATTTCTGAACTCGTTGATTAAAGAAAAAGACACGTTAAGCTTCAATAATTTCTTCCATCAAGTCGGACTCGGCAAAACCAGTGACGCGGAAAATATGCTGGAAACCAGTACGTTCGGGATTGCCAATGGATCCTTGTTCAGCAGTCTGGGAACGGAAAATACGTTTGAAGGCGCCCCGGCAATTTTAAATCAACGCGCTGGCTATACCAGTGCTGTCTTCCATGGCGGCTCCGCTTCATTCTGGAACCGCGATAATGTTTATAAGAGTCTTGGCTATAACAATTACTTTTCCGGCAACTTCTATAATCATGATGAAAAAGCGGCCACCGAATATGGGATTAAAGATAAATTGATGCTGGCAGAAACACCGAAGTATTTAGAGCATCTCCAGCAACCGTTTTACACTAAAATTATTACGACCAGTAACCATAATCCATTTTATATCACCCAGGCGGATTCGGATTTCCCGGATGCCGGTACTGATGACGCGACGATCAACGGTTACTTCAAGACGGCTCACTACCTTGATGAAGCATTACGGGAATTCTTTAATTACCTGAAGGCCAGTGGTTTGGAAAAAAATTCACTCGTGATGCTGTATGGTGATCATTTTGGTATCAGCAACGATCGTAATACCACCTTAGCGCCATTGTTAGGTAAAGACGCCAGTGACTGGAATGGCTTTGACGATGCCCAACTGCAGCGGGTTCCGCTAATCTTCCACATGCCGGGTCTTAAAGGCGGCGTGAACAATACTTATGGCGGCGAAATTGATGTTCTACCGACGCTACTGCATTTGCTTGGGATCAGCAGTAAGCGCTACGTCCAATTTGGTACCGATCTGCTTTCCAACCAGCATGACAATGTCGTTGCTTTTCGAAATCACAATTTTGTCACCCCGAAGTACACTGTTTTAGGCAGCAAAGTTTATGATAATACGACTGGCAAACTCGTGACCATGACGCCAGCCTTACAAGCAACCATTGATAAGGACCAGAAATCAGTTGACACGCGGCTTAGTCTATCCGATGACGTTGCTAATCGTAATCTATTGCGTTTCTATGTACCATTAGGCTTTAAACCGATTAATCCCAGCCAGTATGATTACAATCAAAGTCTCAGCAATGTGCTGTCGATTGAACACGGTCGCGGCAGCAAGAGCACGAGTCTTTATAGCGAAAATAACGACCAATCAACAACCGGACTCTATCAAACCGATGCGCCTGAATTAGCAGATGACACCTCACCGATCACCGATTTTCCGGAAAAAGTTCAAAATCAAACCGATTCATCCGCTAGCAGCAGTGCATCTAGCAGCTCCAGTACCCTCAATATCAAGAATAACCAGCTCAAATGA